One window of Mesorhizobium loti R88b genomic DNA carries:
- the ychF gene encoding redox-regulated ATPase YchF, with protein MGFKCGIVGLPNVGKSTLFNALTRTAAAQAANYPFCTIEPNTGEVAVPDPRLQKIASIAKSKEIIPTRISFVDIAGLVRGASKGEGLGNQFLANIREVDAIVHVLRCFEDDDITHVEGKIDPVADADTVETELMLADLDSIERRIVQIRKRAGSKDKEATSVLPMMEAALELLQAGKPTRILLKGISAEDLRILQGLNLLTSHPVLYVCNVAEADAATGNEHTRAVEKMATAQGAGTVVISAAIEAEVAQLSDEEEMEFLSSLGLDEPGLNKVIRAGYDLLHLITYFTAGPKETRAWTIHKGDKAPQAAGVIHTDFERGFIRAQTIAYIDYITLGGEVAAKEAGKARDEGKEYVVQDGDVLLFKFNT; from the coding sequence ATGGGTTTCAAATGCGGCATCGTTGGCTTGCCCAACGTCGGCAAGTCGACGCTCTTCAACGCGTTGACCAGGACGGCGGCGGCGCAGGCCGCCAACTATCCGTTCTGCACCATCGAACCGAACACCGGCGAGGTCGCGGTGCCGGATCCGCGCCTGCAGAAGATCGCTTCGATCGCCAAGTCGAAGGAGATCATCCCGACCCGCATCTCCTTCGTCGACATTGCCGGCCTGGTGCGCGGCGCCTCCAAGGGCGAAGGCCTGGGCAACCAGTTCCTCGCCAACATCCGCGAGGTCGACGCCATCGTGCATGTGCTGCGCTGCTTCGAGGATGACGACATCACCCATGTCGAGGGCAAGATCGACCCTGTCGCCGACGCCGATACAGTCGAGACCGAGCTGATGCTCGCCGACCTCGACAGCATCGAGCGCCGCATCGTCCAGATCCGCAAGCGCGCCGGCAGCAAGGACAAGGAAGCGACATCAGTGCTGCCAATGATGGAGGCCGCACTCGAGCTTCTCCAGGCGGGCAAACCGACCCGCATCCTGCTCAAGGGCATCTCGGCGGAGGATCTGCGCATCCTGCAGGGGCTGAACCTCTTGACCTCGCACCCCGTGCTCTATGTCTGCAACGTCGCCGAGGCCGACGCTGCCACAGGCAATGAGCACACCAGGGCCGTGGAGAAGATGGCGACCGCCCAAGGTGCCGGCACCGTGGTGATCTCGGCCGCAATCGAGGCCGAAGTCGCCCAGCTCTCGGACGAGGAAGAGATGGAGTTCCTGTCCTCGCTCGGGCTCGACGAGCCTGGCCTCAACAAGGTCATCCGCGCCGGCTACGACCTGTTGCATCTCATCACCTATTTCACCGCCGGGCCGAAGGAGACGCGCGCCTGGACCATCCACAAGGGCGACAAGGCCCCGCAGGCGGCCGGCGTCATCCACACCGACTTCGAACGTGGCTTCATCCGCGCCCAGACGATCGCCTACATCGACTACATCACGCTGGGTGGCGAAGTGGCGGCCAAGGAAGCCGGCAAGGCACGCGACGAAGGCAAGGAATATGTCGTCCAGGACGGCGACGTCCTGCTGTTCAAATTCAACACCTGA
- the pth gene encoding aminoacyl-tRNA hydrolase, which yields MLVFAGLGNPGAKYANNRHNVGFMAADAIARRHSFSPWSKKFQGLIAEGTLGGEKIILIKPQTFMNLSGQSVGEALRFYKLELSALTVFYDEIDLAEGKLRIKTGGGAGGHNGIRSIDGHVGNAYRRVRIGVGHPGVKEMVQHHVLGDFDKADREWLDPLLDAVADNAAMIVKGDESGFMNKAALALQGKAIAELEKPAQMQAPKQQSHIRQARSQQAPAKLPETGPMAAMLKKLFGKD from the coding sequence ATGCTTGTATTTGCAGGCCTCGGCAATCCGGGCGCGAAATACGCCAACAACCGGCACAATGTCGGCTTCATGGCGGCGGACGCTATCGCCCGCCGCCATTCCTTTTCGCCCTGGTCGAAGAAATTCCAGGGCCTGATCGCCGAGGGCACGCTCGGCGGCGAAAAGATCATCCTGATCAAGCCGCAGACCTTCATGAACCTGTCCGGCCAGTCGGTCGGCGAAGCACTGCGTTTTTACAAGCTTGAGCTGTCCGCGCTCACCGTCTTCTATGACGAGATCGATCTCGCCGAAGGCAAATTGCGCATCAAGACCGGCGGCGGCGCCGGCGGCCATAACGGCATCCGCTCGATCGACGGCCATGTCGGCAACGCCTATCGCCGCGTGCGCATCGGCGTCGGCCATCCCGGCGTCAAGGAGATGGTCCAGCATCATGTGCTCGGCGATTTCGACAAGGCCGACCGCGAATGGCTCGATCCTTTGCTCGATGCGGTCGCCGACAACGCCGCCATGATCGTCAAGGGCGATGAATCCGGCTTCATGAACAAGGCAGCGCTTGCCCTCCAGGGCAAGGCGATAGCCGAGCTGGAAAAGCCGGCGCAGATGCAGGCCCCCAAACAGCAGAGCCACATCCGCCAGGCGCGGTCGCAGCAAGCACCCGCCAAGCTGCCCGAGACCGGCCCGATGGCGGCGATGCTGAAGAAGCTATTCGGCAAGGACTAG
- a CDS encoding 50S ribosomal protein L25/general stress protein Ctc, whose product MSHDTYELKAEAREQVGKGSARAVRRNGKVPAVIYGDKQPPLAISLTYKDIFYKIHGGGFLTTIATIDVDGKKIQVLPKDFQLDPVKDFPVHVDFLRIGKDTEVNVDVPVHFINEDKSPGIKRGGVLNIVRHEVEFHCPANAIPEFITVDLTGANIGDSIHISAVKLPAGVKPVISDRDFTIATIAGSSAMKPETEETVEVAAPEAAPAAEEK is encoded by the coding sequence ATGAGCCACGATACTTACGAGCTCAAGGCCGAAGCGCGCGAACAGGTCGGTAAGGGGTCCGCCCGTGCAGTTCGCCGCAACGGTAAAGTGCCTGCAGTAATCTATGGTGACAAGCAGCCTCCCCTGGCTATCTCGCTCACCTACAAGGACATTTTCTACAAGATCCATGGCGGCGGGTTTCTGACCACGATCGCCACGATCGATGTCGACGGCAAGAAGATCCAGGTCCTGCCGAAGGATTTCCAGCTCGACCCGGTCAAGGATTTCCCTGTCCATGTCGACTTCCTGCGCATCGGCAAGGACACCGAAGTCAATGTCGACGTGCCTGTCCACTTCATCAATGAGGACAAGTCGCCCGGCATCAAGCGCGGCGGCGTGCTCAACATCGTGCGTCACGAAGTCGAGTTCCACTGCCCGGCCAATGCGATCCCGGAATTCATCACCGTCGATCTCACCGGCGCCAACATTGGCGATTCGATCCACATCTCGGCGGTCAAGCTGCCGGCCGGCGTCAAGCCGGTCATCTCCGATCGCGACTTCACCATCGCGACCATTGCCGGCTCGTCGGCGATGAAGCCGGAGACGGAAGAGACGGTTGAAGTGGCTGCACCTGAAGCGGCTCCTGCCGCCGAAGAGAAGTAA
- a CDS encoding MarR family winged helix-turn-helix transcriptional regulator, producing MPLPLDNQLCFTLYATSMAINRTYKPMLDEMGITYPQYLVLNALAEADGMSVGSIAHRLALESSTITPLVKRMEQAGLVTRQRSQTDERQVQVDLTASGRALLVQCNCLNETLIERSGMTLAALDALNRQIQTLRYALSGDR from the coding sequence GTGCCTCTCCCGTTGGACAACCAGCTCTGTTTCACGCTCTATGCCACCTCAATGGCGATCAACCGCACCTACAAGCCGATGCTGGACGAGATGGGCATCACCTATCCGCAATATCTCGTGCTGAACGCGCTTGCTGAGGCCGACGGCATGTCGGTCGGCAGCATCGCGCACCGGCTTGCCCTGGAATCGAGCACCATCACGCCACTGGTCAAGCGCATGGAACAGGCTGGCCTGGTCACCCGCCAGCGTAGCCAGACCGACGAGCGCCAGGTGCAGGTCGACCTGACCGCCTCAGGGCGCGCGCTGCTGGTCCAGTGCAATTGCCTGAACGAAACCCTGATCGAGCGCTCCGGCATGACGCTGGCTGCGCTCGACGCCCTGAACCGGCAGATCCAGACGTTGCGCTATGCGCTGAGCGGCGACCGGTAG
- a CDS encoding alpha/beta fold hydrolase, translated as MTKPGSSTITTKDGTEIFYKDWGTGQPIVFHHGWPLSSDDWDAQMLFFLAQGYRVIAHDRRGHGRSTQTDVGNEMDTYAADVAELAAHLDLKNAIHVGHSTGGGEVARYVAKYGSGGRVAKAVLIGAVPPIMLKTAANPGGLPIEVFDGFRSAQAANRAQFFHDVAAGPFYGFNRPGAEVSQAVVENWWRQGMMGGTKAHYDCIKAFSETDFTEDLKAIDVPVLVLHGDDDQIVPIADSALLSVKLLKKGELKVYKGFPHGMATTHADVINDDLLAFFKA; from the coding sequence ATGACCAAGCCTGGCAGCAGCACGATCACCACCAAGGACGGAACCGAGATCTTCTACAAGGATTGGGGAACCGGTCAGCCCATTGTCTTCCATCATGGCTGGCCATTGAGCAGCGACGACTGGGACGCCCAGATGCTGTTCTTCCTGGCGCAAGGCTACCGCGTCATTGCCCATGACCGGCGTGGCCATGGCCGTTCGACGCAGACGGATGTCGGCAACGAGATGGACACCTACGCCGCCGATGTCGCGGAACTTGCCGCACATCTCGACCTCAAGAACGCCATCCATGTCGGCCATTCGACCGGTGGTGGCGAGGTGGCGCGCTACGTCGCGAAATACGGTTCAGGCGGCCGTGTCGCCAAGGCGGTGCTGATCGGCGCGGTGCCACCAATCATGCTCAAGACGGCTGCCAATCCCGGTGGCCTGCCGATCGAAGTCTTTGACGGCTTTCGTTCAGCCCAGGCGGCCAACCGCGCCCAGTTCTTCCACGATGTTGCAGCCGGTCCGTTCTACGGCTTCAACCGTCCTGGTGCCGAAGTCTCGCAGGCTGTCGTCGAGAATTGGTGGCGCCAGGGCATGATGGGCGGCACCAAGGCGCACTATGATTGCATCAAGGCCTTCTCGGAAACCGACTTCACCGAAGATTTGAAGGCAATCGACGTGCCGGTGCTGGTCCTGCATGGCGACGACGACCAGATCGTGCCCATCGCCGACTCGGCGCTGCTGTCGGTCAAGCTGCTCAAGAAGGGCGAGCTCAAGGTCTACAAGGGTTTTCCGCACGGTATGGCGACAACCCATGCCGATGTCATCAACGACGACCTGCTGGCCTTCTTCAAGGCATAA
- a CDS encoding SDR family oxidoreductase translates to MSRLKGKAALITGGTSGIGLVTARRFIEEGARVAITGTNAGRLEEARNVLGGDVLVIAADAGDAAAQADIARQIGETFGRLDALFLNAGIADLRPLGDWTEAAFDRSIDIDLKGPYFLVKALVPLFSNPSSIILSGSVNAHMGMAGTHVYALAKAGMISLARTLSGELIGRGIRANVISPGPIDTPLNDKLGLDPEAAKARAKAVVGLVPAGRFGTAEEIANAVVFLASDECQFMVGAEMLIDGGLSIA, encoded by the coding sequence ATGTCCAGACTGAAAGGCAAGGCCGCGTTGATCACCGGCGGCACCAGCGGCATTGGCCTGGTGACGGCGCGACGTTTTATCGAAGAAGGCGCGCGCGTCGCCATCACCGGCACCAATGCGGGCCGCCTCGAGGAGGCGCGCAACGTCTTGGGCGGCGATGTGCTCGTCATCGCCGCCGACGCTGGAGATGCCGCGGCCCAAGCCGACATCGCACGGCAGATCGGGGAGACCTTCGGCAGGCTCGACGCCCTCTTCCTCAACGCCGGGATCGCCGATCTGCGCCCGCTTGGCGACTGGACGGAAGCGGCGTTCGACAGGAGCATCGATATCGACCTCAAGGGGCCGTACTTCCTGGTCAAGGCGCTCGTTCCGCTGTTTTCGAACCCGTCGTCGATCATCCTCAGCGGCTCGGTCAACGCGCATATGGGAATGGCCGGAACACACGTCTATGCACTGGCCAAGGCCGGCATGATTTCACTCGCCCGGACGCTCTCCGGCGAGCTGATAGGGCGCGGCATCCGCGCCAACGTGATCAGCCCCGGCCCGATCGACACGCCGCTCAATGACAAACTTGGGCTGGACCCGGAAGCGGCTAAAGCGCGCGCGAAAGCGGTGGTCGGCCTGGTGCCCGCCGGCCGTTTCGGAACCGCCGAGGAAATCGCCAACGCGGTGGTGTTTCTGGCCTCGGACGAATGCCAGTTCATGGTTGGTGCGGAAATGCTGATCGACGGCGGCCTGAGCATCGCCTGA
- a CDS encoding MFS transporter yields MTDTTATGVAPSATTSQASAQATAFTVILAVSFCHSINDIMQSLLSAIYPLLKENYGLDFWQIGLLTFTFQVTASLLQPIIGMVTDKRPMPYSLPYGMASSLIGLVVLAYAGHYYLLLIGASLIGIGSAIFHPESSRIARFASGGRFGLAQSLFQVGGNFGQSMGPLLAAFIVVPFGQTSIAWFAVGSLIGIIVLWQVGGWYSRLRAAQGNRKAASFVSPFPRRKVMNALIVLTLLVLSKNAYIASLASYYTFYSIHKFGVSVQMSQVMLFLFLGASALGILLGGPFGDRYGQKAMIWFSIVGVLPFTLALPYANLEWTMVLTVLIGLILSSAFSNIVVFAQELVPGRVGMIAGIFFGFAFGMGGIAAAVLGVVADMKGIDFVFQICSYLPFLGLLTVFLPNMKEARKAQAAIS; encoded by the coding sequence TTGACCGATACGACAGCAACCGGCGTCGCGCCCTCCGCGACCACCAGTCAGGCTTCAGCCCAGGCGACGGCCTTCACCGTCATCCTGGCGGTGAGCTTCTGCCATTCCATCAACGACATCATGCAGTCGCTGCTATCGGCCATTTACCCGCTCCTGAAAGAGAATTACGGCCTCGACTTCTGGCAGATCGGCCTGTTGACCTTCACCTTCCAGGTCACGGCATCGCTGCTGCAGCCGATCATCGGCATGGTCACCGACAAGCGGCCGATGCCTTATTCCCTGCCCTACGGCATGGCGTCGTCCTTGATCGGGCTGGTCGTGCTGGCTTATGCGGGACACTACTATTTGCTGCTGATCGGCGCCTCTCTGATCGGCATCGGCTCGGCGATCTTCCATCCGGAATCCTCGCGCATCGCCCGCTTCGCGTCGGGCGGCCGGTTCGGCCTGGCGCAATCGCTGTTCCAGGTCGGCGGCAATTTCGGCCAGTCGATGGGGCCGCTTCTGGCTGCCTTCATCGTCGTGCCCTTCGGCCAGACCAGCATCGCCTGGTTTGCCGTCGGCTCGCTGATCGGCATCATTGTGCTCTGGCAGGTCGGCGGCTGGTACAGCCGGCTGCGCGCCGCGCAAGGCAATCGCAAGGCGGCAAGCTTCGTCTCGCCGTTCCCGCGCCGCAAGGTGATGAACGCATTGATCGTGCTGACCCTGCTGGTGCTGAGCAAGAACGCCTATATCGCCAGCCTCGCCAGCTACTACACCTTCTATTCCATCCATAAGTTCGGCGTTTCGGTGCAGATGTCGCAGGTCATGCTGTTCCTGTTCCTCGGTGCCTCGGCGCTCGGCATCCTGCTCGGCGGCCCGTTCGGCGACCGTTACGGACAGAAGGCGATGATCTGGTTCTCGATCGTCGGCGTGCTGCCCTTCACGCTGGCGCTGCCCTACGCCAATCTGGAATGGACGATGGTGCTGACGGTGCTGATCGGGCTGATCCTGTCATCGGCCTTCTCCAACATCGTCGTCTTCGCGCAGGAACTGGTGCCGGGCCGCGTCGGCATGATCGCCGGCATCTTCTTCGGCTTCGCCTTCGGCATGGGCGGCATCGCCGCCGCCGTGCTCGGCGTCGTCGCTGACATGAAGGGCATCGATTTCGTCTTCCAGATCTGCTCGTATCTGCCGTTCCTGGGCCTGCTGACGGTGTTCCTGCCCAACATGAAGGAAGCCCGCAAGGCGCAGGCAGCGATCAGCTAA
- a CDS encoding AraC family transcriptional regulator: MPQDREIFGAGHTDLERLHGLRWQWLEQAVGPAVVLPTEYPDGYHVPHHHHSRSQLLHALVGVVLVTTRHGRWMVPPDHAMWIPAGIEHSVEMLGDVSMRSVYVMPQAIPGLPEGMRVVGVTDLMHSLIVESEKLPQGGELEGRGGLIMNLLLHEIPQLPERPLGLPFPSDPKLAALCRRFVAAPSPHATIDEWADAVGMSRRSFTRAFQRQTGLSLSTWRQQACLFAALPRLADGEPITRVALDLGYDSVPAFITMFKRMLGASPRGYMRGARENGEGSRRAVPGAATRLLSSGV, from the coding sequence ATGCCGCAGGACAGGGAGATTTTTGGCGCCGGCCACACCGATCTCGAACGGTTGCACGGGCTGCGTTGGCAGTGGCTCGAGCAGGCCGTTGGACCGGCGGTGGTGTTGCCGACCGAATATCCGGACGGCTACCACGTGCCGCACCACCACCACAGCCGCAGCCAGCTGCTGCATGCGCTGGTCGGCGTCGTGCTGGTGACGACGCGGCATGGACGCTGGATGGTGCCGCCCGACCATGCGATGTGGATTCCGGCCGGCATCGAACACTCCGTCGAGATGCTGGGCGATGTCTCGATGCGCTCGGTCTATGTCATGCCGCAGGCGATCCCTGGTCTGCCGGAGGGCATGCGCGTCGTCGGTGTCACCGACCTGATGCACAGCCTGATCGTGGAATCCGAGAAGCTGCCGCAGGGCGGCGAACTGGAGGGGCGCGGGGGCCTGATCATGAACCTTCTCCTGCATGAGATCCCGCAATTGCCCGAACGGCCGCTTGGCCTGCCGTTCCCGTCCGATCCCAAACTGGCGGCGCTCTGTCGGCGCTTCGTCGCGGCACCTTCGCCACACGCAACCATCGACGAATGGGCCGATGCCGTCGGCATGAGCCGGCGCTCCTTCACGCGCGCTTTCCAGCGCCAGACCGGCCTGTCGCTGTCGACATGGCGCCAGCAGGCCTGCCTGTTTGCAGCACTGCCAAGGCTCGCCGATGGCGAGCCGATCACCCGGGTTGCGCTCGATCTCGGCTATGACAGCGTGCCGGCCTTCATCACCATGTTCAAGCGCATGCTGGGCGCGTCGCCGCGTGGCTATATGCGCGGCGCACGCGAAAACGGTGAAGGCTCGCGGCGGGCGGTGCCCGGTGCGGCAACCAGATTGCTGTCGTCAGGGGTTTAG
- a CDS encoding ribose-phosphate pyrophosphokinase, whose translation MKLFAGNSNRVLAEAVARYLNVPLGKASVRRFADQEIFVEIQENVRGEDVFILQSTSFPTNDHLMELLIMIDAFMRSSAKRITAVIPYFGYARQDRRASGRTPISAKLVANMITRAGVDRVLTLDLHAGQIQGFFDIPTDNLFSVPVMARDVKAKYKQLGNVVVVSPDIGGVVRARALAKRFDAQLAIVDKRRERPGESEVMNIIGAVAGKDCLLIDDIVDSGGTLCNAADALLANGATSVTAYITHGVLSGGAVARISGSKLQELVITDSIQPTQGVLDAPNIRVISIADLMGEAISRTATEESVSSLFD comes from the coding sequence ATGAAACTCTTCGCGGGCAATTCCAACAGAGTGCTGGCCGAAGCGGTCGCCCGTTATCTCAATGTCCCCTTGGGAAAGGCCAGTGTCAGGCGCTTCGCCGACCAGGAAATCTTCGTCGAAATCCAGGAGAACGTGCGCGGCGAGGATGTCTTCATCCTGCAATCGACCTCGTTCCCGACCAACGATCACCTGATGGAACTGCTCATCATGATCGACGCCTTCATGCGCTCCTCGGCCAAGCGCATCACGGCGGTCATCCCCTATTTCGGCTATGCGAGGCAGGATCGCCGCGCCTCCGGCCGCACGCCGATCTCGGCCAAGCTGGTCGCCAACATGATCACCCGCGCCGGCGTCGACCGCGTTCTGACGCTCGACCTCCATGCCGGCCAGATCCAGGGCTTCTTCGATATCCCGACCGACAATCTGTTTTCGGTGCCGGTCATGGCGCGCGACGTGAAGGCGAAATACAAGCAGCTCGGCAACGTGGTTGTCGTATCACCCGACATCGGCGGCGTGGTCCGTGCCCGGGCGCTGGCCAAGCGCTTCGACGCACAGCTCGCCATCGTCGACAAGCGCCGTGAGCGGCCCGGCGAATCGGAAGTCATGAACATCATCGGCGCGGTCGCCGGCAAGGACTGCCTGCTGATCGACGACATCGTCGATTCCGGCGGCACGCTGTGCAACGCCGCCGATGCGCTGCTGGCCAATGGCGCCACCAGCGTCACCGCCTACATCACCCACGGCGTGCTTTCGGGCGGCGCGGTCGCCCGCATCAGCGGCTCGAAACTGCAGGAACTGGTGATCACCGATTCCATCCAGCCGACCCAAGGCGTGCTCGACGCGCCCAACATCCGCGTCATCTCGATCGCCGACCTGATGGGCGAAGCCATCTCGCGCACCGCGACCGAGGAATCGGTGTCGAGCCTCTTCGACTAA
- a CDS encoding M24 family metallopeptidase produces the protein MALHFERSEFDARRDRLMIEMAEKKLDAILLFAQESMYWLTGYDTFGFCFFQCLVVKADGSMVLLTRSADLRQARHTSIIDNIVLWTDRNGANPAVDLRNLLNDLNLLGARIGVEYDTHGLTAFNGRRLDEQLQTFGQIADASGIVGRLRLFKSPAEITKAEKAANLSDEALDAALPLIKQGGDEALILAAMQGAVFAGGGDYPANEFIIGSGVDALLCRYKAGRRKLTKNDQLTLEWAGVFHHYHAPMMRTVLTGKVSKRHQELFDAARAALLAVEKAMMPGNTFGDVFDAHARTMEAHGLTKHRLNACGYSVGARFTPSWMDMPMFYQGNPEPIAPNMTLFAHMIIMDSETETAMTLGRTYLTTESQPKPLSRHDLDLIVQ, from the coding sequence ATGGCGCTGCATTTTGAACGATCGGAATTTGACGCGCGGCGCGACCGGCTGATGATCGAGATGGCCGAGAAGAAGCTCGACGCCATCCTGCTGTTCGCGCAAGAAAGCATGTACTGGCTGACCGGCTATGACACGTTCGGCTTCTGTTTCTTCCAGTGCCTGGTGGTGAAGGCCGACGGTTCGATGGTCCTGCTCACCCGCTCGGCCGACCTGCGCCAGGCCCGTCACACCTCGATCATCGACAACATCGTCTTGTGGACCGACCGTAATGGCGCCAACCCGGCGGTCGACCTGCGCAATCTGCTCAACGATCTCAATTTGCTCGGCGCCCGCATCGGCGTCGAATACGACACGCACGGGCTGACCGCCTTCAATGGCCGGCGACTGGACGAGCAGTTGCAGACTTTCGGCCAGATCGCCGATGCGTCCGGCATTGTCGGCCGGCTCCGCCTGTTCAAGAGCCCGGCCGAGATCACCAAGGCCGAAAAGGCCGCCAACCTCTCCGACGAGGCATTGGATGCGGCGCTGCCGCTGATCAAGCAGGGCGGCGACGAAGCCCTCATCCTGGCCGCCATGCAGGGCGCGGTCTTCGCCGGCGGCGGCGATTATCCGGCCAACGAGTTCATCATCGGCTCCGGTGTCGATGCGCTGCTCTGCCGCTACAAGGCCGGCCGCCGCAAGCTCACCAAGAACGACCAGTTGACACTCGAATGGGCCGGCGTCTTCCATCATTACCACGCGCCGATGATGCGCACCGTGCTGACCGGCAAGGTGTCTAAGCGCCATCAGGAACTGTTCGACGCCGCCCGCGCCGCCCTTCTCGCCGTCGAAAAGGCGATGATGCCGGGCAATACATTCGGCGATGTCTTCGACGCCCACGCCCGCACCATGGAGGCGCACGGCCTGACCAAGCACCGGCTGAACGCCTGCGGCTACTCGGTCGGCGCCCGCTTCACGCCGTCCTGGATGGACATGCCGATGTTCTACCAGGGCAACCCGGAACCGATCGCGCCGAACATGACGCTGTTTGCCCATATGATCATCATGGACTCCGAGACCGAGACGGCAATGACGCTCGGCCGCACCTACCTGACCACTGAATCCCAGCCGAAGCCGCTGTCCCGCCATGATCTCGACTTGATCGTACAGTGA
- the pgeF gene encoding peptidoglycan editing factor PgeF: MLNQTKPDPVRSPLLDKAQAQGIRHGYFTRTGGVSTGIYQGLNIGTGSDDDQTLVAENRARVAAWMGVPASHLLTAWQIHSPDVIIAREPFAGERPKADAVVTDRPGIAIGASTADCGPVLFADAGARIIGAAHAGWKGAFTGVLENTIAAMESLGARRENIVAVLGPSIGPDNYEVGPEFVARFVEADAENIRYFAPSAKAGHAMFDLVSYTVDRLARAGVTAEGLGRCTYAEEELFYSYRRTTHRKEPDYGRQVSAIVLESE; this comes from the coding sequence ATGCTTAATCAGACCAAACCGGATCCCGTTCGGTCGCCGCTGCTGGACAAGGCGCAGGCACAAGGCATCCGCCACGGCTATTTCACCCGCACCGGCGGCGTCTCGACCGGAATCTACCAGGGCCTCAACATCGGCACCGGATCGGATGACGACCAGACGCTGGTCGCCGAGAACCGCGCCCGCGTCGCCGCCTGGATGGGCGTGCCGGCGAGCCATCTGTTGACCGCCTGGCAGATCCATTCGCCTGACGTCATCATCGCCCGGGAACCCTTCGCCGGCGAACGCCCCAAGGCCGACGCCGTCGTCACCGACCGGCCAGGCATAGCCATCGGCGCCTCGACCGCCGATTGCGGCCCGGTGCTGTTCGCCGATGCCGGGGCGCGCATCATCGGGGCAGCGCACGCCGGCTGGAAAGGCGCCTTTACCGGCGTGCTGGAAAACACCATCGCCGCCATGGAAAGCCTGGGCGCCCGCCGCGAAAACATCGTCGCCGTGCTCGGCCCCTCGATCGGCCCGGACAATTACGAGGTCGGGCCGGAATTCGTCGCTCGTTTCGTCGAGGCCGACGCTGAAAATATCCGATACTTCGCACCCTCGGCCAAAGCCGGCCATGCCATGTTCGACCTTGTCAGTTACACGGTCGACCGGCTGGCCAGGGCTGGCGTGACGGCTGAGGGCCTTGGCCGCTGCACCTATGCCGAGGAAGAGCTGTTTTACTCCTACCGGCGCACCACGCACCGCAAGGAGCCCGATTACGGCCGGCAGGTTTCGGCCATCGTTTTGGAGAGTGAATAA
- a CDS encoding class I SAM-dependent methyltransferase: MTRLKTRIVDLIEALGPLPVNEYMALCLFDPADGYYTTREPFGAAGDFITAPEISQMFGELVAVWLYEAWAAIGRPMPVTIAEIGPGRGTLMKDMLRTLSRLDPTLTNGATFALIETSPRLTEIQKQTLGATPLAIGWHQTIETLPQQPLLIVGNELFDAVPIRQYVRAGAGWRERMVGLDDEDALRFFAGAGSVDPTLLPVDAAEAPQGAIVEVAPARTALIAAIAERIARNSGAGLFLDYGHLQPGVGDTLQALRRHNHEDVLANPGEADLTSHVDFASLAAIVRAQGLDAHLSTQGNFLLGMGILERAGRLGADAGQAARDTIADAVERLAGPQAMGELFKVLAVVPRGVTIRPFTTAD; the protein is encoded by the coding sequence ATGACGCGGCTGAAGACCCGCATCGTCGACCTGATCGAGGCGCTGGGTCCCCTTCCCGTCAACGAATACATGGCGCTCTGCCTGTTCGACCCAGCGGACGGCTACTACACGACGCGCGAGCCGTTCGGCGCTGCCGGCGACTTCATCACCGCGCCGGAGATCAGCCAGATGTTTGGCGAACTCGTCGCCGTCTGGCTTTACGAGGCCTGGGCAGCGATCGGCCGGCCGATGCCGGTCACCATCGCCGAGATCGGCCCCGGCCGCGGCACGCTGATGAAGGATATGCTGCGCACCCTGTCGCGGCTTGATCCCACGCTGACGAATGGTGCGACCTTCGCCCTGATCGAGACCAGCCCGCGCCTGACCGAAATCCAGAAACAGACGCTTGGCGCGACACCCCTGGCGATTGGCTGGCACCAGACCATCGAGACCTTGCCGCAACAACCACTCTTGATCGTCGGCAACGAACTGTTCGACGCAGTCCCGATCCGCCAGTACGTCCGCGCCGGCGCCGGCTGGCGCGAGCGCATGGTCGGGCTGGACGACGAGGACGCCCTGCGCTTCTTCGCCGGCGCCGGCTCGGTCGACCCGACGCTGCTGCCTGTCGACGCGGCTGAAGCGCCGCAAGGCGCGATCGTCGAGGTCGCGCCCGCCCGCACCGCGCTGATTGCGGCTATCGCCGAGCGCATAGCCCGAAACAGCGGCGCCGGGCTATTCCTCGACTATGGCCATCTGCAACCGGGTGTCGGCGACACGCTGCAGGCCTTGCGCCGGCACAATCACGAAGATGTCCTGGCCAATCCCGGCGAAGCCGACCTCACCTCGCATGTCGATTTCGCTTCCCTTGCCGCGATCGTGCGCGCGCAGGGCCTCGACGCCCATCTGTCGACGCAGGGTAATTTCCTGCTCGGCATGGGCATTCTCGAGCGCGCCGGCCGGCTTGGCGCCGATGCCGGCCAGGCGGCCCGCGACACGATCGCCGATGCCGTCGAGCGCCTCGCCGGCCCCCAAGCGATGGGCGAACTGTTCAAGGTGCTTGCCGTCGTGCCGCGCGGTGTGACCATCCGTCCTTTTACCACGGCGGATTGA